A region of Trueperaceae bacterium DNA encodes the following proteins:
- the rsfS gene encoding ribosome silencing factor yields the protein MAATTETGAEAVAATEGGVPSEVQTIVDALDDKRAVDIAVLDLREASESLDWFVIASGESTLQLQAMEESVRERMKAAGHLPRGVEGPSNRWVLIDYGTVIVHVMSPEAREFYDLEGLWADANRVEVVPS from the coding sequence TTGGCAGCGACAACCGAGACCGGGGCCGAGGCCGTGGCCGCCACCGAGGGGGGCGTCCCGAGCGAGGTCCAGACGATAGTGGACGCGCTCGACGACAAGCGCGCCGTCGACATCGCCGTGCTCGACCTGCGGGAGGCGTCCGAGTCCCTCGACTGGTTCGTCATCGCCTCGGGCGAGTCGACGCTGCAACTCCAGGCGATGGAGGAGAGCGTCCGCGAGCGCATGAAGGCGGCCGGCCACCTCCCCAGGGGCGTCGAGGGGCCGTCCAACCGCTGGGTGCTCATCGACTACGGCACCGTCATCGTTCACGTCATGAGCCCCGAAGCGCGCGAGTTCTACGACCTGGAGGGACTGTGGGCCGACGCGAACCGGGTCGAGGTGGTCCCGAGCTGA
- the thyX gene encoding FAD-dependent thymidylate synthase, which produces MARVVVPAAEELLDKPIAVLDHGFVRLVDYLGGDDRIVQAARVSYGQGTKTVREDAALIDYLLRHQHTSPFEQVIFTFHVKMPIFVARQWIRHRTARLNEISGRYSVMRDEFYVPRRHEVRLQSKANKQGGDSREVPPELQERVLDVLAGGQARAYEEYEGLLEHDVARELARINLPLSLYTEMYWQIDLNNLFHFLRLRMDWHAQYEIRAYGDAVATVVRAVCPLAYQAFEEHVLHARSLSRTELAAVVAALDRAALASALARSGMRRSRRAELLAKLGLTEKDLPRVEERSPVPGEAR; this is translated from the coding sequence ATGGCGAGAGTCGTCGTGCCCGCAGCCGAGGAGCTCCTCGACAAGCCCATCGCCGTCCTGGACCACGGTTTCGTGCGCCTCGTCGACTACCTGGGGGGCGACGACAGGATCGTCCAGGCGGCGCGCGTGTCGTACGGGCAGGGGACGAAGACCGTCCGCGAGGACGCCGCTCTCATCGACTACCTCCTGCGGCACCAGCACACCAGCCCGTTCGAGCAGGTGATCTTCACCTTCCACGTCAAGATGCCCATCTTCGTGGCGCGCCAGTGGATCCGGCACCGCACGGCGCGGCTCAACGAGATCAGCGGCCGCTACAGCGTGATGAGGGACGAGTTCTACGTGCCCCGGCGCCACGAGGTGAGGCTCCAGAGCAAGGCGAACAAGCAGGGCGGGGACTCCCGGGAGGTGCCGCCCGAGCTGCAGGAGCGCGTGCTCGACGTCCTCGCCGGCGGTCAGGCGCGCGCCTACGAGGAGTACGAGGGCCTGCTGGAGCACGACGTCGCGCGCGAGCTCGCCCGCATCAACCTGCCGCTCTCCCTCTACACGGAGATGTACTGGCAGATCGACCTCAACAACCTCTTCCACTTCCTGCGCCTGCGCATGGACTGGCACGCGCAGTACGAGATCCGCGCCTACGGGGACGCCGTCGCGACCGTGGTGAGGGCCGTCTGCCCCCTGGCCTACCAGGCGTTCGAGGAGCACGTGCTGCACGCTCGGTCGCTCTCGCGCACCGAGCTCGCCGCCGTCGTCGCGGCGCTCGACAGGGCCGCGCTCGCGTCCGCGCTCGCCCGCTCCGGCATGCGCCGGTCGCGGCGCGCCGAGCTCCTCGCGAAGCTGGGCCTCACGGAGAAGGACCTGCCCCGGGTCGAGGAGCGGAGCCCGGTACCCGGCGAAGCCAGGTAG
- the rodA gene encoding rod shape-determining protein RodA — protein MTRADLGLPLVTALVLAMGLATLNSAAAGGGQFERQLAFLGGGVLLCAAVLWIGKVRIVRFTPHLYVLSIGLLVLVQLIGREVNGAKSWLYVGPLPGFQPSELAKIALILALASAMHERPIRGLLDYLRIGALAGPPVALVLVEPDLGSALVIAMIAAGMVLVRGVPWRQLVLIVLAVVIATPTVVLPNLADHQRARLLSFLDPEADAKGSGYQIIQATIAVGSGGLFGKGYKQGTQGQLGFIPEQHTDFIFPVLAEEGGFVASVTLLILYGLLFWRLVSMASECPFERDQLIIVGVVVLIGFQVLVNIGVALGLAPVTGITLPLVSYGGTSLLSTLLALAIAFTVHRDRYAEW, from the coding sequence GTGACCCGCGCCGACCTCGGGCTGCCGCTCGTCACCGCCCTCGTGCTGGCCATGGGCCTGGCGACGCTGAACAGCGCGGCGGCGGGCGGCGGGCAGTTCGAGCGTCAGCTCGCCTTCCTGGGCGGCGGCGTGCTGCTGTGCGCCGCCGTGCTCTGGATCGGCAAGGTGCGCATCGTCCGCTTCACGCCGCACCTCTACGTCCTCAGCATCGGGCTCCTCGTCCTCGTCCAGCTCATCGGGCGCGAGGTGAACGGCGCGAAGTCGTGGCTCTACGTAGGGCCCCTGCCAGGCTTCCAGCCGAGCGAGCTGGCGAAGATCGCCCTCATACTCGCCCTGGCCTCGGCGATGCACGAGCGCCCCATACGCGGTCTCCTCGACTACCTGCGCATCGGCGCCCTCGCCGGTCCTCCCGTGGCGCTGGTGCTGGTGGAGCCCGACCTGGGCTCGGCGCTGGTGATCGCGATGATCGCGGCGGGCATGGTGCTGGTGCGGGGGGTGCCGTGGCGCCAGCTCGTGCTCATCGTGCTGGCCGTCGTGATCGCCACCCCCACGGTCGTCCTGCCGAACCTGGCCGACCACCAGCGCGCCCGCCTGCTGTCGTTCCTCGACCCCGAGGCCGACGCCAAGGGCAGCGGCTACCAGATCATCCAGGCGACGATCGCCGTCGGCTCCGGCGGCCTGTTCGGCAAGGGCTACAAGCAGGGCACGCAGGGCCAGCTCGGCTTCATCCCAGAGCAGCACACCGACTTCATCTTCCCCGTGCTGGCCGAGGAGGGCGGCTTCGTCGCGTCGGTGACGCTGCTGATCCTCTACGGGCTGCTGTTCTGGCGGCTGGTGTCGATGGCGTCGGAGTGCCCGTTCGAGCGCGACCAGCTCATCATCGTGGGGGTCGTCGTGCTCATCGGCTTCCAGGTGCTCGTGAACATCGGCGTCGCGCTGGGCCTCGCGCCCGTCACGGGCATCACGCTCCCGCTCGTCTCCTACGGCGGCACGAGCCTCCTCTCGACCCTCCTGGCGCTGGCGATCGCGTTCACGGTGCACCGCGACCGCTACGCCGAGTGGTGA
- a CDS encoding YraN family protein — MAAGAGTDRAAPGAAAAAPRHWAEELAERALVGRGYEVLRRNYRLRGGEIDLVCRAPDGTVVFVEVRQRRSADHGGAGESLSAAKLRRVRRAAARFLAFELGRPDAPARFDAVLVAGDGPRTVISHVEDAF, encoded by the coding sequence ATGGCGGCGGGGGCGGGGACCGACCGTGCCGCGCCCGGAGCCGCCGCGGCCGCCCCGAGGCACTGGGCCGAGGAGCTCGCCGAGCGCGCCCTCGTGGGCCGGGGCTACGAGGTGCTGAGGCGGAACTACCGCCTGCGGGGCGGGGAGATCGACCTCGTCTGCCGGGCGCCGGACGGCACCGTGGTCTTCGTCGAGGTGCGCCAGCGGCGCTCGGCCGACCACGGCGGCGCGGGCGAGTCGCTGTCGGCGGCCAAGCTGCGGCGGGTGCGCCGTGCGGCCGCCCGCTTCCTCGCCTTCGAGCTCGGGCGGCCCGACGCGCCCGCGCGCTTCGACGCCGTGCTCGTCGCGGGCGACGGCCCGAGAACCGTGATCAGCCACGTGGAGGACGCCTTCTGA
- a CDS encoding LCP family protein, with the protein MRARARLVTLLGVLVALAGLAGYWLTRDVQRGALSEDQRRLLGLDEDDFHASFVVAGRDIHIAYDRSDPVYDDEGNIVAWRPVNLQTSTLGTNTDTILYVNVQNDDITLIAIPRDTFLADLDYRINGVYARRGAEGLRSRVEAILGVPVDYYAIVSLDIFQNLVDALGGVTVDVPYRMYHRDNAGGLLIDFQPGPRHMNGEEASLFIRYRSTLRGDIDRIDNVKRLAYAMLQRVKEMNVRAVTLVPSLVETFLDDVETNASPALLRQLAARVPNLRLATTATLPVSEREGSTAVFYDPAEVRAFMAQTFGGVARDFSEPPEQGLLVTDRSGVPGLGRVYVDALVAAGVPEELITLREGDGAEPGPTRLLATLDAWSDADYYAELLHASKQQVDRMDPYDGRSVKLELVLGSDAAERIDHDEAVMASVAH; encoded by the coding sequence AGGACCAGCGCCGGCTCCTCGGCCTGGACGAGGACGACTTCCACGCCAGCTTCGTCGTCGCCGGGCGCGACATCCACATCGCCTACGACCGGTCGGACCCGGTCTACGACGACGAGGGCAACATCGTCGCCTGGCGGCCGGTGAACCTGCAGACCAGCACGCTCGGCACGAACACCGACACGATCCTCTACGTGAACGTCCAGAACGACGACATCACGCTCATCGCCATCCCGCGCGACACCTTCCTCGCCGACCTCGACTACCGGATCAACGGCGTCTACGCCCGGCGCGGGGCCGAGGGCCTGCGCAGCCGCGTCGAGGCGATCCTCGGCGTGCCCGTCGACTACTACGCGATCGTCAGCCTCGACATCTTCCAGAACCTCGTTGACGCGCTGGGCGGCGTCACCGTCGACGTCCCGTACCGCATGTACCACCGCGACAACGCGGGCGGGCTGCTCATCGACTTCCAGCCGGGTCCGCGGCACATGAACGGCGAGGAGGCGAGCCTCTTCATCAGGTACCGCAGCACCCTGCGCGGCGACATCGACAGGATCGACAACGTCAAGCGGCTGGCCTACGCGATGCTGCAGCGCGTCAAGGAGATGAACGTCCGCGCCGTCACGCTGGTGCCTAGCCTCGTCGAGACGTTCCTTGACGACGTCGAGACGAACGCCAGCCCCGCCCTGCTGCGGCAGCTCGCGGCGCGCGTGCCGAACCTGCGGCTGGCCACCACGGCCACGCTCCCCGTCTCCGAGAGGGAGGGCTCGACGGCCGTCTTCTACGACCCCGCCGAGGTCCGCGCGTTCATGGCGCAGACGTTCGGCGGCGTGGCGCGCGACTTCAGCGAGCCCCCCGAGCAGGGCCTGCTCGTCACCGACCGCTCCGGCGTGCCGGGGCTGGGCCGCGTGTACGTCGACGCGCTGGTCGCGGCCGGCGTGCCCGAGGAGCTCATCACGCTGCGGGAGGGCGACGGCGCCGAGCCGGGCCCCACGCGGCTGCTGGCGACGCTCGACGCGTGGTCGGACGCCGACTACTACGCCGAGCTGCTGCACGCCAGCAAGCAGCAGGTCGACCGCATGGACCCGTACGACGGGCGGAGCGTGAAGCTCGAGCTGGTGCTGGGCTCGGACGCCGCCGAGCGGATCGACCACGACGAGGCCGTCATGGCCAGCGTCGCCCACTAG
- a CDS encoding phosphoribosylanthranilate isomerase has translation MGGRARPVKVKVCGLTRPEDALAAEELGVDAIGLVFAESRRRVDEAAAREVVSAVGPFVVKVGVFRDQPLDEVLRLVSRLRLDAVQLHGAEDVAYAAAVREAAAVVRAVSAEGAPTPEALDGYPADAFMLDAREPGSGRAFDWEGAAAWRGHPRLVVAGGLTPRNVVSAIRALAPYAVDVSSGVESAPGVKDRRLMAAFVRAARSVVIHSPAGRTAAG, from the coding sequence ATGGGCGGGCGGGCACGGCCGGTGAAGGTGAAGGTCTGCGGGCTCACCAGGCCGGAGGACGCCCTGGCGGCGGAGGAGCTGGGCGTAGACGCCATCGGCCTGGTCTTCGCCGAGTCGCGGCGTCGCGTCGACGAGGCCGCCGCGCGCGAGGTGGTCTCCGCCGTCGGCCCGTTCGTCGTCAAGGTGGGCGTGTTCCGCGACCAACCGCTGGACGAGGTGCTGCGGCTCGTCTCGCGCCTGCGCCTCGACGCCGTGCAGCTGCACGGCGCCGAGGACGTCGCCTACGCCGCCGCCGTGCGCGAGGCGGCCGCCGTGGTGCGCGCCGTCTCCGCCGAGGGGGCCCCCACGCCCGAGGCGCTCGACGGCTACCCCGCCGACGCCTTCATGCTCGACGCCCGCGAGCCGGGCTCTGGTCGGGCGTTCGACTGGGAAGGCGCCGCCGCCTGGCGCGGCCACCCGCGCCTCGTCGTCGCGGGCGGCCTCACGCCGCGCAACGTCGTGTCCGCGATCAGGGCGCTCGCGCCCTACGCCGTGGACGTCAGCTCCGGCGTCGAGTCCGCTCCCGGCGTGAAGGACCGGAGGCTCATGGCCGCCTTCGTGCGGGCGGCGCGGTCGGTGGTAATCCACAGCCCGGCCGGGCGGACCGCGGCGGGCTGA
- a CDS encoding BatA domain-containing protein produces MSLTFGSPAFLWLLAALPVVVLLHFLRARRLRHEVSALFLWERATQAASRRRRIKPSWLLLVQLLFTALAALALARPALVAGQAPDRVVVIDASASMAAASGEASTRLDLARDLARDLSRGAGRVALVRAGVEPTLIAPLEAGAAEREEAIASLVAGDASADIDGALDLAADLLPGAEVHVITDQRLSLGAARVHAVGDEAQNVGISAFTVGVGQVFVGVVASGPRPVQTRVVLERDGEELASSDVLVPADGVGTVTFPLPDLSGVIAARLDGPPDALPLDDVAYAGSRPVAVVTDDTHGAATRALEAVPAAEVSYSRGAAFLAADLRVLTSGLPPAAPGPYVSFAAPAQEPEYAVIRDFDRAHPLLRFADLSEVVVGLDPGREPWPAEEEGWRVLARTADLTPVIRVREEEPLALEFAFHPSQTDLTLRPAFPALFANVVAALGTTASARLGEAVGDLGPWFEPGVYEQDDGRVVMASLLSAGESRLPAEAGAEADRAPPAGEPEAAGAREPDAEASPAAEAPPAPRRAGAAPPEGAAPTPVAVVLSALALAALLAEWVLRRTRFAAS; encoded by the coding sequence ATGTCGCTCACCTTCGGCAGCCCCGCCTTCCTCTGGCTCCTGGCGGCCCTGCCCGTCGTGGTGCTGCTCCACTTCCTGCGGGCGCGCAGGCTGCGCCACGAGGTGTCGGCGCTGTTCCTGTGGGAGCGCGCCACGCAGGCGGCGTCGCGCAGGCGCCGCATCAAGCCCTCCTGGCTGCTCCTCGTCCAGCTGCTGTTCACCGCGCTCGCCGCCCTCGCCCTGGCGCGCCCGGCGCTCGTCGCGGGCCAGGCGCCCGACCGCGTCGTCGTCATCGACGCCTCGGCCTCGATGGCCGCGGCGTCCGGCGAGGCCTCGACGCGCCTCGACCTCGCCCGCGACCTGGCCCGCGACCTGTCCCGCGGCGCCGGCCGCGTCGCCCTCGTGCGTGCCGGGGTCGAGCCGACGCTGATCGCCCCGCTGGAGGCGGGCGCGGCCGAGCGGGAGGAGGCCATCGCGTCGCTGGTCGCCGGCGACGCCTCCGCGGACATCGACGGTGCGCTCGACCTCGCCGCGGACCTGCTGCCGGGCGCCGAGGTCCACGTGATCACCGACCAGCGTCTGTCGCTCGGCGCGGCGCGCGTGCACGCCGTGGGCGACGAGGCGCAGAACGTCGGCATCAGCGCCTTCACCGTCGGCGTCGGGCAGGTGTTCGTCGGCGTGGTGGCGAGCGGCCCGCGGCCCGTGCAGACGCGCGTGGTCCTCGAGAGGGACGGCGAGGAGCTGGCCTCCTCCGACGTCCTGGTGCCGGCCGACGGGGTCGGGACCGTCACGTTCCCGCTGCCCGACCTCTCCGGCGTGATCGCGGCGCGCCTCGACGGGCCGCCCGACGCGCTGCCGCTCGACGACGTCGCCTACGCCGGCAGCAGGCCGGTCGCGGTCGTCACCGACGACACGCACGGCGCCGCCACGCGGGCGCTCGAGGCGGTGCCGGCGGCCGAGGTCTCCTACAGCCGCGGCGCGGCGTTCCTGGCGGCCGACCTGCGGGTGCTCACCTCGGGGCTGCCGCCCGCCGCGCCGGGCCCCTACGTCTCCTTCGCCGCGCCCGCGCAGGAGCCCGAGTACGCCGTGATCCGCGACTTCGACAGGGCCCACCCACTCCTGCGCTTCGCCGACCTCTCCGAGGTCGTCGTCGGCCTCGACCCGGGCAGGGAGCCGTGGCCGGCGGAGGAGGAGGGGTGGCGCGTCCTCGCGCGCACCGCCGACCTGACGCCGGTGATCAGGGTCAGGGAGGAGGAGCCGTTGGCGCTGGAGTTCGCGTTCCACCCCAGCCAGACGGACCTGACGCTGAGGCCAGCCTTCCCCGCGCTGTTCGCGAACGTGGTGGCCGCCCTGGGCACCACGGCCAGCGCGCGGCTGGGCGAGGCGGTCGGGGACCTCGGGCCCTGGTTCGAGCCCGGCGTCTACGAGCAGGATGACGGGCGCGTCGTCATGGCCTCGCTGCTCTCGGCCGGCGAGTCGCGTCTGCCCGCCGAAGCCGGGGCGGAGGCGGACCGGGCCCCGCCGGCAGGGGAGCCGGAGGCGGCGGGAGCGCGGGAGCCGGACGCGGAGGCTTCGCCGGCCGCGGAGGCTCCGCCGGCCCCGCGTCGCGCCGGCGCCGCGCCGCCCGAGGGCGCCGCGCCCACGCCCGTCGCCGTGGTGCTCTCGGCCCTCGCGCTCGCCGCCCTGCTCGCCGAGTGGGTGCTGCGCCGCACGCGCTTCGCGGCGAGCTGA
- a CDS encoding 23S rRNA (pseudouridine(1915)-N(3))-methyltransferase RlmH: MRYRLVAVGSLKRGPLAEAAERYARLLRGLAALEVVEVKDRSALGPPEARSRHAAESLRHADGHLLLLDERGEQLTTAELAERVTGLERAGVSRLTLFLGGPDGHGAELRAAAHGALALSRLTLPHDLARVVLLEQLYRVEALRSGHPYHRA; encoded by the coding sequence GTGCGCTACCGGCTCGTCGCGGTCGGCTCGCTCAAGCGCGGGCCGCTGGCGGAAGCCGCCGAGCGCTACGCGCGGCTGCTGCGCGGCCTGGCGGCGCTCGAGGTCGTCGAGGTGAAGGACCGCTCCGCGCTGGGTCCGCCGGAGGCCAGGTCGCGCCACGCCGCCGAGTCGCTGCGGCACGCCGACGGACACCTCCTGCTGCTCGACGAGCGGGGCGAGCAGCTCACGACGGCGGAGCTGGCGGAGAGGGTCACCGGGCTCGAGCGCGCCGGCGTCAGCCGCCTCACCCTGTTCCTCGGCGGTCCCGACGGCCACGGGGCGGAGCTGCGCGCGGCGGCGCACGGCGCCCTCGCCCTCTCCCGGCTGACCCTGCCGCACGACCTGGCGCGCGTGGTGCTGCTGGAGCAGCTCTACCGGGTCGAGGCCCTCAGGTCCGGTCACCCGTACCATCGGGCGTAG
- a CDS encoding acyl-CoA carboxylase subunit beta produces the protein MSRAALPGWADAVRLLDEQRALIARGGGERAVERQHAKGRLTARERIARLVDDEAGAFQELMAFAGWELYPEAGGAPCGGVITGLGRIHGRDWMIIANDATVKAGAFFPITAKKVIRAQTIALENRLPTVYLVDSAGVYLPMQDEIFPDQDDFGRVFYLNARMSALGVPQLAAIMGNCVAGGAYLPVMCDKLVMTDGSGLYLAGPALVKAAIGQDVSSEELGGAAMHAEVSGTVDYREPDDEAALERLRSLASGYARPHPAPWARDRVEPAPPAEDPAGLEELLPAEGGARSYEVREVLARLLDAGPFDEYKADYGETLVCGNGRLGGYPVGIVANQKRVIRKRGRIEIGGVIYGDAADKAARFVLNCNQAGVPIIFLHDVNGFMVGRDSEREGIIRRGAKLVNAVSNSVVPRISAILGGSYGAGHYAMSGKAFAPRFIFALPSARYAVMGGQQAASTLLDIQAAQLRRQGREVDGEALDELRREVASRYDEALDIRYAAARLWVDEVVAPRELRDVLIRALEACACAPVAESFPLGVFQV, from the coding sequence GTGAGCAGGGCGGCGCTCCCCGGCTGGGCCGACGCGGTGAGGCTGCTCGACGAGCAGCGCGCGCTGATCGCCAGGGGCGGCGGGGAGCGCGCGGTGGAGCGGCAGCACGCCAAGGGGCGGCTCACCGCCAGGGAGCGCATCGCCAGGCTCGTCGACGACGAGGCGGGGGCGTTCCAGGAGCTCATGGCCTTCGCCGGGTGGGAGCTCTACCCGGAGGCCGGCGGCGCGCCCTGCGGCGGGGTGATCACCGGCCTCGGCCGCATCCACGGACGCGACTGGATGATCATCGCCAACGACGCCACCGTGAAGGCGGGGGCGTTCTTCCCGATCACGGCGAAGAAGGTCATCCGCGCGCAGACGATCGCGCTGGAGAACCGCCTGCCTACCGTCTACCTCGTCGACTCGGCCGGGGTCTACCTGCCGATGCAGGACGAGATCTTCCCCGATCAGGACGACTTCGGACGCGTCTTCTACCTGAACGCGCGCATGAGCGCCCTCGGCGTCCCCCAGCTCGCGGCGATCATGGGCAACTGCGTGGCCGGCGGCGCCTACCTGCCGGTGATGTGCGACAAGCTCGTCATGACGGACGGCTCCGGGCTCTACCTGGCCGGGCCCGCGCTGGTGAAGGCCGCGATAGGCCAGGACGTGAGCTCCGAGGAGCTGGGCGGCGCGGCGATGCACGCCGAGGTGTCCGGCACCGTCGACTACCGCGAGCCCGACGACGAGGCCGCGCTGGAGCGCCTGCGCAGCCTCGCGTCCGGCTACGCCCGGCCCCACCCGGCGCCGTGGGCGCGCGACCGCGTCGAACCGGCGCCGCCGGCCGAGGACCCGGCGGGGCTCGAGGAGCTGCTCCCCGCCGAGGGCGGCGCCAGGTCGTACGAGGTCAGGGAGGTGCTCGCCCGGCTGCTGGACGCCGGACCCTTCGACGAGTACAAGGCCGACTACGGCGAGACGCTCGTGTGCGGCAACGGCCGCCTCGGCGGCTACCCCGTGGGCATCGTCGCGAACCAGAAGCGCGTGATCAGGAAGCGGGGACGCATCGAGATCGGCGGGGTGATCTACGGTGACGCCGCCGACAAGGCCGCCCGCTTCGTGCTGAACTGCAACCAGGCGGGCGTGCCGATCATCTTCCTGCACGACGTCAACGGCTTCATGGTGGGCCGCGACAGCGAGCGGGAGGGCATCATCCGCCGCGGCGCCAAGCTCGTGAACGCCGTGTCCAACAGCGTCGTGCCGCGCATCAGCGCGATCCTGGGCGGCTCGTACGGGGCCGGGCACTACGCGATGAGCGGCAAGGCGTTCGCGCCGCGCTTCATCTTCGCCCTGCCCAGCGCCCGCTACGCCGTGATGGGCGGTCAGCAGGCCGCCAGCACGCTGCTCGACATCCAGGCCGCGCAGCTCAGGCGCCAGGGCAGGGAGGTGGACGGCGAGGCGCTCGATGAGCTGCGGCGTGAGGTCGCGTCCCGCTACGACGAGGCGCTCGACATCCGCTACGCCGCGGCCCGCCTGTGGGTCGACGAGGTCGTGGCCCCGCGCGAGCTGCGCGACGTGCTGATACGCGCCCTCGAGGCCTGCGCTTGCGCGCCCGTCGCCGAGTCGTTCCCGCTGGGGGTGTTCCAGGTCTGA
- a CDS encoding iron-sulfur cluster assembly protein, with the protein MSDTGQTAPAAAPDPATPGGKEAIRAQVLEALKVVRDPEIPVNVVDLGLVYTVDIDDAGNVGIEMTLTSMGCPVQDLIQADAELAVMKVDGVNSVTVDFVWSPPWSPQKMTEDGKRQMRMFGFNV; encoded by the coding sequence ATGAGCGACACCGGGCAGACAGCCCCAGCCGCGGCGCCCGACCCCGCCACGCCGGGCGGCAAGGAGGCGATCCGCGCCCAGGTCCTCGAGGCGCTGAAGGTCGTGCGCGACCCCGAGATCCCCGTCAACGTCGTCGACCTGGGCCTCGTCTACACGGTCGACATCGACGACGCCGGCAACGTCGGCATCGAGATGACGCTGACGAGCATGGGCTGCCCCGTCCAGGACCTCATACAGGCCGACGCCGAGCTGGCCGTCATGAAGGTCGACGGCGTCAACTCGGTGACGGTCGACTTCGTCTGGTCGCCGCCGTGGAGCCCGCAGAAGATGACGGAGGACGGCAAGCGCCAGATGCGCATGTTCGGCTTCAACGTCTGA